The DNA window CCAGGGATAGATTGAATTCGTACTGTGGTTGTGACGGACATGAAATGTTGCTTCGCCGCTCAgtcatcaatcaatccaTCTCTTGGCGAGAAGCAAGCAATAACGACGCTGATGTCAGCGACATTGAAACTGCATAATTAAACTTCAGGCATAAAACAACACAAATAACCTTTTAAGAAAAGCATTACGCGTTGTTGGGATGGTTACAGAAACAGGTTTCCAAAACATCCACAACCAAGGGCTCGAAACAGATCCATTGATCGGTCCTTGGTCAAACGTCTCATTAGACGCGTCTCACGCTGGTACTATGTTCAGTTAGCGAGAGACATGAGAGCCTcgtctagtgggtagcagaagaaACGACCTCCTtagtcttagggtacaaaaataagtagcctATGAAACATAGTCTAAAAAGCATAAAGTattctactaatttcgtctcttgtgctcccagcggccaatttttctgtaACCCTGAGAGCTCGTCTCTTTCAATATTTGTTCATTCCCAAACCTAACAATGCCCTTCGACAAAGGAGTTAATGAGACACAGCAGCCTATCACATACGAGAGTTGACATGGTGAGCACAGATCGATATTGGTACCTGACAGCTGTACAAAATTACCCAATACGAGATGAATTGACGACCACTTGTTCAAGAAACTTTAAACAAATTCTCGACCCGAGGATGTGAGACAATCTCGCTATTACGATTTCCAGATATCATGGTAGCAGTCATCTCGTCTTGTTGGAACGCATTGTATTGAATTTGTAGGCATTGGTGGTCAAACACATCGCGCTGGCTCTCCCTTTCTTGAATAGAGTTTACAGTGCGAGTGTTGACTAATAATTCCATCCCCCAGATTTCAGGACCCCACTCAGTCCCCAAAATGAGTCTTCCCTTCAGCATCAACTCCTCACTTCTACCATCGAAACCGACTCAGCTCCCCACCCAGTGCGAGCTCATCACCATCTCGATTAAGTCTGGCGAGACTAGGCCGCTCAGTCCGGGCAGGGCTGCTATTACTGCCAGCAGGCTACAGGCTATCTTCAGGCTACAGGCCAGGCCACGGGGCCACCGTCCACTCTACCCGTCTCGGAAGTTGGGGAAATGGAGAGAGCGAGCCTGGCTGCAGCGACGTGATAATTAAAGCCTAGTATGTATATTTTTATACATACGGATCAAAGACACTGTACAAAACtgtatcatgtacgttagtATTGTGCCACGGACGGAGTCCAGGCAATGCAATGAGGACATGGACGCGTCGGGTGACGAATCAGCCCAGAATCAAGCGGCGAGCATAACAAAGGATTGACTCCCAACAGTAAACCCAAGCCGAACGACGAGCGTCACCCATCGCGATTGTTGAGACAGATGCACTCTCTTTATACCCTCCGCCTGGAACCGTTTGTGCAGACGGGACCTGACTTTCTCAGCAGCAGATAGCCTTCAGGAACAGTGGAAACGGTCTAGTTTATTCCCCTGGCTACAACGTTGTGCAGCGGACAGGACCCTGGCACGATTTGTGATGGTGCACAAACCGAGCCAATTCACTCTTTTATACCTTATCAAGGAAAGACCGGTGCCAGTTTGTGAGGGGAATCCAATCATGGACCAGCGCAAAAGCACAACGCCTCATGCAGGACGGGAGGGGAATTGAGGGGATACATGcttctgtctgtctgtctgtctgtctgtatGCATGTCTGTACAGTACTGTACTGCCAGCATGTCCCCTCAAAGTTGATGACTGTCGACTGTTGATAGCATGCTCTTGCCATCACTTCCTTTGGTAGCAAGCAGCAAGCGAAGCCAGGCATAATTTGTCTTGTGTCTCCTTCTCAGATTATCTGTCCGTTCCTTCAGGTCAGAACAAGGGGATGGGATAGAGCCATCGATTGCTCAGCCCCCGTTCGCCGGCCGATTGCGACTTTGGGCGCATGACACACCCACCATCTAACGCCACACCCATCCGCGGACCACGGCCTGACCCCCTCCTCTCCCTCTCAGGTTCTCCCTCTCACGGGCTCTCTTTCCCTGCTGCAACTCAGTTCGGATGCTTTGGCAAGGATGTAACGAACCAATCGACCTGCCGCTTCAACTCCACCCGTAGCCACTCCATGGCTAGAGAAGCCCCCCGAACATCAGAACAAATGGCAGCACGTAGCGCTTGGTGGAAGTCGTTGGAACCCGGTCCAGGGCCTTGGCTCCCTGTGGTTGAGCCCCCCTCTTGACTTCCAAGGCACAAGGCCATGTTTGGTGGCTCAAATGTACTGTATACTAGTGAATAAGTGACCAGCCGGGTGCGCTTTCACTGAACAGAGCAAGTCTCGATAGTAATCGCACAggcatcaatcaattcagACATCCTATTCAGACACCAGTCTGCTACATACGCCCCGCTCCTGACCACACACACACCCTGGGCTTGGGTGCTGCTTCCCAAAATATTATTTCTCGTCTGTTCTGGGACTCCTGCTGGCAACATCTTTCTCCTCTCACCACTTCTCTCCCTCCTGTCAACACCATTCCAGCATCTCCGGTTCAAGTCTAACTACCAACACTCTACCAAACGCCTAGTTCGTGATCGACACGACTCCAGTCGGTCGAATCCTGAACATATACCAAGTCGCCGGCAATGGCCTCATCCAAAGTACGCTGCCCTCAACCCTCGGAGGGACCGAGCCCGAGCCCTGTCATGATCTTTTTCACGACCTGCCAGATGGCATAACAACCTACCAAGGCCCAGATTTGCTGATCTCCTTTCGTCCTCTTCAGGAAATGCAGCAGTCCTCGAGGCCATTGACTCAGACCCGTTCTCCGATGTCGTCCACGTCGTCGGCCCTCCCCGGCCGTCAATCCCACGCTCGGACGAGCTCGCACTCGCTGCTCACAGGCGCTCTCAACGCCAACCACAGAGTGACTCGACGCAAGTCTGTCACAAACCCGAATGCGAACGTTACCGCGATCGCTGCTGCTCTTAGGGAGAGTGAGCGTTCAAACGCCTTGCCCATCAACAGCGGCCGCCGAATGTCAAAGAGCGCTGCTGCTCGTGCTGCCATCGCCGGTAGCCTTCCCTCCCCGCCTGCTAGCCTCCCGAACCACAAGTCGATACCCGAGACGAAGCAAGAACTCAATGGTAGCGCCATTGACGATGAAATGAACGATGGCTCAGCTGATGAGGGAACTGCCAAGTTCCAAAAGGCTCGTCAACGCCGTGCAAGCGACGGCCAGCCTCTCAAGGAGGGCAAGAAGAGCAACAGGGTTGAGGTTCGCTGTGACAAGTGTGGTAAAGGCTACAAGCATAGCAGCTGCTTGACTAAGCACTTGTTGGTTCCCCTCCTCCCAATGACTTGCCCCGACATAGAAAGCCTTGTCTTTAGACGAGAGCTGTTTTTGGCGTGTAGCATTGCGTACTCATGAATCCATATCACTAACAGTTTCTAGGTGGGAACACACACCTGAGTGGGCATTGACTTCCAAGTTGCTCATTTCAAAGCATCAACAAGTCCAGCTGCTTGAAGCTGCTTCGGTTCTTGTAACCATGAACGGCATTGAGGGCAACGCTGCCACTCCTCCTGAGTCTACAAAGGACTTTCAGAGTGAGGCCGGGTCATCATCGCCTGCTACCTCTAGATACTCTGACCCTGAGGAGCGACAGAGCTCTGCCGACACTACACCACCTCCGCTTACCGAAGGTGTCAGCGTCAACGGCACCTCCTACCGCAACAAGCGCTACAGCAACGGGTACGCTAGAAGCTACCAGTCAGCTGCATCGTTTGGAGCTGGTAGTGTGCCATATGGCTCAGGCTTTGGCCACTACCGCCAGCCTAGCAATGATCACCACCGTCCCAGTTCTTCCGGTCGCAATGCCACGGGAGAGGACGATAGAGATCTGGCTGCTGCAGTTGAGCTCCTCAGCTGCAGCTTTGGTAGCAACAACGGATCCCGTCCTGCTATGACTCCTGCAGATGCGCCTCCCGTTCCCCCACTGCCGGCTCAGTACCTGGATCAAGCGACGTCACTATCGACAGCGAGCTTCATCAACAGCTTTCCACGTCGACAGCCCGAGAGTTTTACTCGCGGTGACATGAGACGTCCTAGCGTGGACGTTCGAATGGATGGTAGCGGCGATTCTGTTATGGACGATGACGATTTCGAGATGCGTTCGCGCGGTCGAagtgaggatgatgacgatggtgtTTTTGGTCGCATGGAGGAATGATTTTTTGGATGCATCATTAATGGGTAACGATTGGGACGGAGTATATCTCTTGGGTCGGGCATGCAGGCTCTGGAGTTGGATTTATCGGATGACGTCGATGGATAAGCGCGTtatctcttcttctttttttttatatcttCTGTATCACATACAGCGTGTTATCATGAGGTGGACCAGATCTCCGCTGTCGATTCCCAGCACCGAAGAGTGGAGGGCCCGTCTGGTGAGGAACTAGATGAGATTGCATCGCCACGAGGTTAAAGTGAGGATTCGGACAGGCGTCGAGTTGGATGCCCAAATAAATACCTACCAAATGGAAATCAAACATTGAAACCACATTACAGTGTTACAACATTGGATCACCATGGGATCAAGAGTGAATTGAATGAATGATTGAATGAATCAATTGATGAAAAATAAGGAAGAACAACATCGTGATGATGAGACATCACTGTACGGTTCAGACAAGGTCACAGAAGAgcagccagccagcctcaTTCATCAAAGGACAAATAGATGAACAAAACGAGAGCCGAGGGTGATCAATGATCACCTCTTTTTTGGCGGCAACGATTGATTGATGAATCAATTATTGCTTGCTTGTAGcatgagagaaaagaagaagaaaatcGGAGGGttaaagagaagagaaaaaccTTCATCTTCCATGTCGGCTGTCAAAATAGCTACTAACCTAGTCTAGTAGGTGCGTAGTGGGGAACTCGAGGTTGAGAAATGCCGTGAAGGTCCATCTTATGGAGGTTGCCCGGACAGCGACGTCACTGATTGCCCAGTTCCCCACTGCAACCTGCCTTGTCTACTACCTCTAGGTGCTGAACTGCCTGAACTCTTACCCTCCCTCGCCTACACAGGATCGCAAACACAAAAACAACGCCCTGACTCTCCCTGAATCCAGGTCGCAAACCTCTGGTATTTATCTTTTCGGCTTAGTCTAGACAGGTGGCATTTCCCTGAGTCTTGGACAATACATTGTCTCaaccaaaacaaacaaagaaatggcaacaagaagaagcgtcGCCGCGACCAGCGACGATACGGCGTTGACAACAACTCCATCATCGCCAAAACAGGTGCAGCGACCTCCGCCATCATTTCGCGACATGGTCCCCCACCAGGCAAAGTTCCCTCTTGCGATCGCGACAAGCTTCGCGATGGCGTCATTGGGATACAGCTTGCTAAGTGAGCTCACCAACGCCGAGCTCGCTGGCCTCAGCAGGACCCAGGATACTTGGGAAGAGGTTGCCCTTTTGGCCGGCTGGAGAATGTTAGTAAATGTGTTCTATTCAGCCGAAGACGTACTAACAGATGTGATTATAGTGTTGAGTTGACGATAGGATGGTATGCAAAGCTAGACAGCCTCGATGTCGCGATGCTGGATCTACTATCTCACGGCCCTCACGTTAGTTAATCCACCTCTCTCAACGCCGGATCTCGTTCAAAGCTGACTTGTCAAAGTTCTACCTGCTCACAACTTTCTACGGGCTCAACTGGACCACGGCAGCCTCAGCACTCGCCATTGACATTTTCTCAGTCGCCGTGCCGTTTTACCTGCTTCGCCCGCTCTCTCCCATCCATACACCTTCAGCTGCCGCTGCTGCAGGTTTGCCTAACCGCGAACTCCTCGACCTTCCGCTTCAGTCGTACACGGCCGCTTTGTCGACAGGCATCTACACTGTTGTCCTCGTTCTGGCGCTGCGTTTCGTTCTGCCTCGCATCCTGGTCGTCAACTACTCAGGAGTAGGCACTCTCGAGCCTGCCTACAATGCTTCTTATGCTGCCATTCTTCCGGTGACAACCCTTTTCGGTATCGCCGCCAGCACTTTTATCTTTGCGCCTTTCGCGACCACGGCACGTGCTAAGGAGGATGACAAGATCAACGAGTTTGACCCCGTGGCTGCATCTCTCGGAGAGACCGTCTGGTGGAATGTGTGGGGTTACACTGTCAAGACCAAGGTGGTTATTCGTCGAACAGTGATTGTTGCTTTTGTCGCTGCGGTCAACACGTTCCTTGCCTCTTACAAGACCATGTATCGAGTTGATGCCATTGGAGCAGCTGCATATGCAGGCGTCTGGACATTCGCCGCTGTCTGCAGTGGCATTGGCCTTGGTTTTGTTGGCGGAGAATAGATGCCCAGCAGTGCCATGTCTAGAAGGCTGATCAGCCTCATGTACAGGGTCTTGTACAGGGTATGTTGGGGGCCAAAGAAGAGGATATTGATAGTATCCTTGTTTCTAGATTGGCGGATGagaagatggatggatggataccCCGGTTTTCCTATATCGATCGGAGTCAGAAGGATTCAGGGTATAGCCAGTTGGCAATGCCGTTGAGATTGGCCTCAAGTGGCTATGTTTTTTGTTTATATTGTTTTCTCTGTTATATTATGCTAGGTTTGTTTTGATAATGTATGAATACCAGTATTTTGagatagtattattaattgtTAGTCTATCAATATGCTTCAGGTTGTAGGCAATGAAGAGTCATAGATTGAAGATGTCGTCAAGGCATTTGGAAAGTTAGTCACATGCCTAATGTGCctaatagataatataaatgAATCAGGCATTCTGGGCGATAGCTTGGCGTCTTctagaaggaagaaaaaagatggTGTGCGTCTGTAGACGGAGAAACTCACGATAGAGCGAATTGCAATTCAACGAGAGAGTCAAGTGGCTTTTCCGCTCTCTCATAGGGCTGAGGCGATGCAACCATGACAATGGTCATGGGCAAACGGGAAGCATTCCGTAGACCCAAGGGTTAGACTAGGGGCTGTACAGCCTCGGGCGATTCCTAACGAAACAAGGGTTTAATCTGAACTGCTAAAATACAGAAACGCCCGAAAAGTTCTCAAGGCAGCAGAATAGATTGTACGTTGATCGGCAATTCGGTATACTTAACAGGACGCTTATACGGGGCAGATAGACAGTCCCAAGCTGACAACCCCTGTCTGCCTGTTCCCTAACATCTGGGTTCCTTATGACGCTTAGCAGCTGCATGCATGAGAAGAACAATCCTCTTTGGAAAGTGAAGAGCGCGAAATGGTGGTGTTCGTAGGATGAACTAGGCGTCTGGGGTCTTTGATAGGACTGTTTGTAGACTATACCCTTGTTGTACTAATTATTGGATATCTTGGTCTTCCTCTAGGCTGTGGAGATCCACAAAGACTGCCTTGTGAGTTTGTCTCAAATAGTTTCAGTTTTGGTCGAGCTATGTGGCAAGTCAGTGTTAATACtcaaaagatttatatttactGTAATGATGATTGTCTCTAGATGATAATTGTCATTGTTGAAAAGTTAGAATCTTGAGAAACAGACAAGTTCAGCGTATGACTTGGATAGAAGCAGGCAGTAACAGACTACCAAAGATGAATCACAGACTACTGAAACCTATCCTGCATTTCCCCATCTAGACCTGCATATACTCTCTAGCCCAATGAGCCTCAATCCAAGTGCCCCAAGCAGAGCAAGGCGTCACGCCCTTGCAGTGCAGTGCCCGGCATGTCTACAGGTCCCGTGCCTGGCCTGAGCAATAAGGGATCATCTAGTTCTGGAGTATATGCCTTATGGTGGGGGCTAAACTTGACATGGATTTTTCAAACATATGGATGTAAGTCTTGAGGCTCCAGTATGCCTACTCTCAGTTTCAACCTTTTGCGCAGATGGGTTGAAAGTCGTGGGTATAAGAGAAAGGGATTGTTCCTGAGGAACACAATCAACAATTCCATCTTAACTACAGTCTCTATCACAACAACTCGGAGGATACCAGGCATTCGTTTATACTCCAAACAACAAACCCAATCTTTTACAAGAACATTTGCAAACACTACTACAACAAACTTCAACATGTCCAGCTACTACAGTCAACAACCCGCCTACAAGAGATCGAAGAGTGTCAAGAGTGACCATGAAATCACTCTCAATGGCCCCCTTGATGTTGTGGGATCTGTCAAGTCTGGAAGCAGCATCAACTTGAATGGTGATGTGATTGTTCGTGAGAAGCTTGATGCATATGGATCCATTGGTCTCAATGGGAACATCACATGCGAGTAGGTAGATGTTGTTATGTTAGAATAGTTCCAATTGCTAACTTGTTAATAGTGGAAAAGTCCAGGCTTATGGAACTATCGCAGTGAATGGCTATACTATGGCCAacgacaagatcaagggCCGTGGAAAGCTCAGAGTTATGGGAACACTTGTTGGAACAGACCTAGAAATTTATGGAAACATCACCATCACAGGACACCTGTACGTATACTTGCTATTATCTGGATGAGTGTGAAAATAACACAGGACAGGAGATGCAGACGCCTTGTCGCCTACGGAAACATCACACTGATAGGAAGCGATTCATCATACTATGCCGAAGAGTCTGAACAAATCGCTGGAGCAGTCATGATGAGGGAAGCTGAACCCGACTGGGAATACTAGTCCAATTGCTTGAGCTGGGTTTCACGACGAGACTCATGATGTCGAATGGCTATGGAGTTATGATGGCATGTTGGTTGTGGGAGATTTTGTTTCATTGATCTGGATGAAGGAACATGGGTTAGAACTGTGATATCACTTTGGCGTTTTATTTATTTCACTTAGACATGATCATTAGAGGAGGATAATACTGCCTGTATTTTGGAAATAGGCTATTGTATGAGATAGGTTGAAATTGAATGAGGTTGAAAGGAGATGCAGGCATTACTACCCTAAAGTGATAGTGACTCAATTTTAACTCTGGTGAAACTCAAGCCGTTGTTTCTAGACCCCCAGAGTAGCGATATTACCTTGGAATGATAAAGTAAGAACCCATGGTTAAACATATTCTATATGGACTGGACTCGGTGGTTGAATGAAAGTTCAAATATTTTGGTCAGACCTCTGACTTGGTGTACGATGTTGAACACCCATCATGATCTCACATATGTTACAGTGCCCAACGAAAAGAGTCATAAACCTTATTCTAACCCTAGTCCTGCAGGATCAAGACACACATGATCTCCATATAATGAGTATTGCgccatgttgttgatgtaAAAAGGCTTCATCATGAGTGGTGCAGTCCTATAATGACTCTTCCAAGGCATTCATTCTATGGGTCTCAAATATGCCTTGACCCCGGTTTGGTGCGGAGAGTAACCGGGGCTCCTGTCGATCGAGCACGAAAGAAATGACTTGCAGAGGCTTGTTATCAAAATCATGTAAGTTGTTCTTGTTAAGTTAGAATTGGAGCCTAATCAGGCAGTCAGTCCTACATTTGCATGCATTTCAACATCACATGATCTTTTACAGCCACTTGCTCTATCGCCACTGGATCCAAACCCCAGTCGCGTTGGTAGTGGGGCGCGACCGACCAGGTACTAGCGTATTTTCCATCATTCGCGACTTGACACCCTTGATTGACGTATCGCGCCCGACTAGACAGTGAACGCGATCGactacatcatcatcaaatggCATCACCAAATTATGCAGAATAAATCCCCGAATCTAACTTGATATATACGACCGGCCCTGTTAAGCGAAATCGAAGAGCTAAAGGCTCAGGCGCCGCCATGGCCGAAGCAGCAGATCCAGACGGCGACACCACTATGGAGGTCATCTCACCAAAGCATCAGACATCATTCAGGGCACCTACGCTAGAGCGCATCGACAGCCTCGCGTCCATGGAGTCGCGCGTAGATCCGGATGCGCAAACAACTGTCACCGATTTTCTCGACTTTACCGATTACCTGCCTTCTGATGTTGTACGGTCCTTGATTCTGATCGGGAAACTCGACGAGAGGTACGCGGACGCTTCACTCAAGGTCAACGACTTGACAGAACAATGGGGTCAATTACCGAAAATCAACATGGAAGAGCGCCCGGCGCCAGTACAGCTCCGGGCCGACATATCTGAGCATCTCGACCTGGCCGTCAACTCTCGTGCCTTTGCGCACGCTGAAGCTGTCAGAATGGCGGATAACATTAATCGGCATTACAACAAGGCCAAAGTTTTGCTCTCAAAACTCAAGAGTATGAGGGATAACTACCCAACCGAGGAGCAGAAGAGTCCAGTTCAAACGAAATCACCACAAGCTGCCAGGAGCAAAGCGCTTAAGGCTGCAGACGGCCAGAAACATCGACGACCACAAGGGCCTAGAATCATTGTGCCAGGAGAAGTACTGGCGCCGTATGACATTGATCAGGATATCCTGACAGATGAAAGCGATGTAAGCTCGGACGATGATTCCGATACAACAGCGCCAAACCGAAGGACGCCTGGGCCAGCACCGCGGATCAAGCTTGTCAGCAATAAACTACCAAAAACACCTAGCCGTCTTGCTCGTCCAGTTACCTATGCTACGCCAGCCCTGAGCGAAGCGGCCGCTGCTAACAACGCCGCTCTgctccagccaccgcctgacGACGCGGTTGTTGGTAGTCCCGATGCACCATGGTTACAGCTTACGCAGTACGAACTGGCCAAGTTGCGAAAACGCATGAAGAAGAACGCAACATGGACTCCAAGCGAGACCATGATTGCACGTGAGCTGAAGGCTCTTGGTCGTGGCCCTGACGCATATCACGAAGCTAAGAAAGACGCGAAAGAGAAGGGCGAACGATTCGAACCCGTAGTTCCTCAGGCAGTCGTGGATACTAAATCCGGAGAAAAACAGTTGCCAGCTGGCGCCTTGAGCCCCGACACCTTGTCAGCGGAAGAGGTTGCTACCAGTAATCGTGGTATGAAACTCAATGAGGCAAAGAAATTGAAACGTGAAGCTCTTGCCAAGATGGCAGCTGAAGAAGCAGAGGAGTCAGCTAGGAAAATGAACGAGGCCGCCAAGTTGTTTCTCGGAAACGGAAACGGCAGCAAAAACACTAGCAACAACGGCAATACGACCAACAATAACAATGGGAGTAATGGCACGCCAAAGACCCCAACGTCTGATACGCCCATTAAAGAAACCCCCAAGCCCACCAAGACTCGAGCAGCATCGCGGTCAACGAAGCGCAAAAGAGAACCAGAGCCCGAAGAGCCCACCGATATCAACGGGAGCGCTGAAAAGAACGAGAACCGGCCTCAGGTCAAGCGGACCAAAACAGAAACGCCGGTCCCTCCGCCTCCGCAACTCACATTAAGCAAGGGCCCAACCCCCGAGAACCCGGCACCGGCACCGGTACCTACAATTGCGCCCATTGACCATCCTGTGGTATCACATACCGAAACGCCTGTCCCCATACCCATTCCTGCCATGGCAACTAGGGGGTCGGCGAAGTCTCCAACACCCAATCCAGTTGCAGCGTCAAATGCTGGACCTACCAAGCCTCCTGGCCCTCCTCAAGAGACCCCAGTACCCTTGCCATTTTCCGAAGGACGAAAATCGGTTACTCCTGTACTGCCGCCGGTGAGGGAGAACACCAAAAGAGAAACTCGAGGCGATGCAGCAAAGAGGACACAGCAagcacaacaacagcaggcaGAACCTCAGGCGATTCAAGCGATTCCTGAGGTGCCTGAAGAGGAAACTCTTAAATCTGAACCAAGAACATCCCCATTACTTCAAACAGCAACTG is part of the Fusarium poae strain DAOMC 252244 chromosome 4, whole genome shotgun sequence genome and encodes:
- a CDS encoding hypothetical protein (BUSCO:39373at5125), with protein sequence MSSTSSALPGRQSHARTSSHSLLTGALNANHRVTRRKSVTNPNANVTAIAAALRESERSNALPINSGRRMSKSAAARAAIAGSLPSPPASLPNHKSIPETKQELNGSAIDDEMNDGSADEGTAKFQKARQRRASDGQPLKEGKKSNRVEVRCDKCGKGYKHSSCLTKHLWEHTPEWALTSKLLISKHQQVQLLEAASVLVTMNGIEGNAATPPESTKDFQSEAGSSSPATSRYSDPEERQSSADTTPPPLTEGVSVNGTSYRNKRYSNGYARSYQSAASFGAGSVPYGSGFGHYRQPSNDHHRPSSSGRNATGEDDRDLAAAVELLSCSFGSNNGSRPAMTPADAPPVPPLPAQYLDQATSLSTASFINSFPRRQPESFTRGDMRRPSVDVRMDGSGDSVMDDDDFEMRSRGRSEDDDDGVFGRMEE
- a CDS encoding hypothetical protein (TransMembrane:7 (o43-61i82-99o119-150i180-201o221-246i285-305o317-337i)~BUSCO:41668at5125), producing the protein MATRRSVAATSDDTALTTTPSSPKQVQRPPPSFRDMVPHQAKFPLAIATSFAMASLGYSLLSELTNAELAGLSRTQDTWEEVALLAGWRIVELTIGWYAKLDSLDVAMLDLLSHGPHFYLLTTFYGLNWTTAASALAIDIFSVAVPFYLLRPLSPIHTPSAAAAAGLPNRELLDLPLQSYTAALSTGIYTVVLVLALRFVLPRILVVNYSGVGTLEPAYNASYAAILPVTTLFGIAASTFIFAPFATTARAKEDDKINEFDPVAASLGETVWWNVWGYTVKTKVVIRRTVIVAFVAAVNTFLASYKTMYRVDAIGAAAYAGVWTFAAVCSGIGLGFVGGE